From Ananas comosus cultivar F153 linkage group 8, ASM154086v1, whole genome shotgun sequence, one genomic window encodes:
- the LOC109714722 gene encoding probable xyloglucan galactosyltransferase GT19, with the protein MGKPQKCPGGQFFPLLVVLVLVLIPATAIRSQSRYYNRSSGGGGGGDGDGGGGDRGCEGRRIHIRELPARFNTELLRGCDAFSQWEVVGGEFCTYLANHGLGPRTHNRSRSWYRTDARLLEPFFHRRLLEYPCLTPDPSAADAIFLPYYGALDALPYLLLLNDNASAALHGAPLARLLRSDRPALLRRRAGHDHFLVLAGPAWDFSQHPRADPPLWGTSFLRLPDLLNLTVLVLESRPPHSRWQEHAVPHPTSFHPTPSPARRRLARAARSPRPTLMLFAGGGASSPSAAAAARPNNIRSAILAECAERPDLCALVDCSGGACAHDPVRYVRPMLRARFCLQPPGDTPARRSTFDAVIAGCIPVFFEDAAARAHYGWHLPRSRYADFSVLVPKEDVVFGGLRIADVLAAVPPAEVRRMRARVLELAPRVMYRRHGSSPDLRAIKDAFDLAIDGVLRRINRRVRAIEEGDPDRIYYQDDDDDDDRNDDV; encoded by the coding sequence ATGGGGAAACCTCAAAAGTGCCCCGGCGGCCAGTTCTTCCCTCTCCTCGTGGTCCTCGTCCTTGTGCTGATTCCGGCGACAGCGATCCGATCTCAGTCGCGATACTACAACCGCagcagcggaggcggaggcggtggcgaTGGTGACGGCGGCGGTGGTGATAGGGGGTGCGAGGGGCGTCGGATCCACATCCGGGAGCTGCCGGCGCGGTTCAACACGGAGCTGCTGCGGGGGTGCGACGCGTTCTCGCAGTGGGAGGTGGTTGGGGGGGAGTTCTGCACGTACCTGGCGAACCACGGGCTGGGGCCGCGCACGCACAACCGGTCGCGGTCGTGGTACCGCACGGACGCGCGCCTGCTGGAGCCCTTCTTCCACCGGCGCCTGCTGGAGTACCCCTGCCTCACCCCGGacccctccgccgccgacgcAATCTTCCTCCCCTACTACGGCGCCCTCGACGCCCTCCcctacctcctcctcctcaacgacaacgcctccgccgccctccaCGGCGCCCCGCTCGCCCGCCTCCTCCGCTCCGACCGccccgccctcctccgccgccgcgccggccACGACCACTTCCTCGTCCTCGCCGGCCCCGCCTGGGACTTCTCCCAGCACCCCCGCGCCGACCCCCCGCTCTGGGGCACCTCCTTCCTCCGCCTCCCCGACCTCCTCAACCTCACCGTCCTCGTCCTCGAGTCCCGCCCCCCCCACTCCCGCTGGCAGGAGCACGCCGTCCCCCACCCCACCTCCTTCCACCCCACTCCATCCCCCGCCCGCCGCCGGCTCGCCCGCGCCGCCCGCTCCCCCCGCCCCACCCTCATGCTCttcgccggcggcggcgcctcatccccctccgccgccgccgccgccaggcCCAACAACATCCGCAGCGCCATCCTCGCCGAGTGCGCCGAGCGCCCCGACCTCTGCGCGCTCGTCGACTGCTCCGGGGGGGCCTGCGCGCACGACCCCGTCCGCTACGTCCGGCCCATGCTGCGCGCCCGCTTCTGCCTCCAGCCCCCCGGGGACACCCCCGCGCGCCGCTCCACCTTCGACGCCGTCATCGCCGGCTGCATCCCCGTCTTCTTCGAGGACGCCGCCGCGCGCGCCCACTACGGCTGGCACCTGCCCCGCTCCCGCTACGCCGACTTCTCCGTGCTCGTGCCCAAGGAGGACGTCGTCTTCGGCGGCCTCCGCATCGCCGACGTGCTCGCCGCCGTCCCCCCCGCCGAGGTGCGCCGCATGCGCGCGCGGGTCCTGGAGCTGGCCCCGCGCGTGATGTACCGGCGCCACGGGAGCTCGCCCGACCTCCGGGCCATCAAGGACGCCTTCGACCTCGCCATCGACGGCGTCCTGCGCCGCATCAACCGCAGGGTCCGGGCCATCGAGGAGGGCGACCCCGATCGGATCTACTAccaggacgacgacgacgacgacgaccggAACGACGACGTGTAG
- the LOC109714660 gene encoding protein INAPERTURATE POLLEN1: MGVRKERAWSLERSSYLTGTPSDSYDIDRIYYDTSSYYSASSVSVSISGLLGRKKSSSRPFKDHYADWRSVHAHFEAHFDALDLAASSVSVSISGLLGRKKSSSLPYDLLDSSVRSVHAHFEAHFDALDLAARHDPCQLLHPGPSLRSPLESPFLFLGGIHPGLLTALLRSFLLHPRRGPPRPFPFDLAWADPPRGRLLARLDQIERGLRLLVPTLLSRVREAQAAFVESAAAEWAAGADAEGEGDGAVAALVEELGAAIADANRLRRSVLGEMVAAMDVCQGALFLEALSQFVVGLRDPDVLRDFEQTKIMPPSPPPS; encoded by the exons ATGGGTGTCAGAAAGGAAAGAGCATGGTCGCTGGAACGGTCATCCTATCTTACAGGCACGCCGTCGGATTCCTACGATATTGATCGGATTTATTATGACACCAGCAGCTATTATTCT GCGTCGTCCGTGTCCGTGTCCATTTCAGGCCTTCTTGGCCGCAAGAAGAGCTCCTCCCGCCCCTTCAAGGACCACTACGCCGACTGGCGCTCCGTCCACGCCCACTTCGAGGCCCACTTCGACGCCCTCGACCTCGCC GCGTCGTCCGTGTCCGTGTCCATTTCAGGCCTTCTTGGCCGCAAGAAGAGCTCCTCCCTCCCCTACGACCTCCTCGACTCCTCCGTGCGCTCCGTCCACGCCCACTTCGAGGCCCACTTCGACGCCCTCGACCTCGCCGCGCGCCACGACCCGTGCCAGCTCCTCCACCCCGGCCCCTCCCTCCGCTCCCCGCTCGAGTcccccttcctcttcctcggCGGCATCCACCCGGGGCTCCTCACCGCGCTCCTCCGCTCCTTCCTCCTCCACCCCCGCCGCGGCCCGCCGCGGCCCTTCCCCTTCGACCTCGCGTGGGCCGACCCCCCGCGGGGCCGCCTCCTCGCGCGGCTCGACCAGATCGAGCGCGGTCTCCGCCTCCTCGTCCCGACGCTCCTCTCCCGCGTCCGCGAGGCCCAAGCCGCGTTCGTCGAGTCCGCGGCCGCCGAGTGGGCGGCGGGCGCGGAcgcggagggggagggggacgGGGCCGTGGCGGCGCTGGTGGAGGAGCTCGGCGCGGCGATCGCGGACGCGAACCGGCTACGGCGGAGCGTGCTGGGGGAGATGGTCGCGGCCATGGACGTGTGCCAGGGCGCGCTCTTCCTCGAGGCGCTTTCCCAGTTCGTGGTGGGACTCAGAGACCCCGACGTGCTTAGGGACTTCGAACAAACCAAGATCATGCCCCCCTCGCCCCCTCCCTCATAA